A genomic segment from Aegilops tauschii subsp. strangulata cultivar AL8/78 chromosome 1, Aet v6.0, whole genome shotgun sequence encodes:
- the LOC109784877 gene encoding putative polyol transporter 1, with the protein MASAAALPEAAAAAAVQPKKKSNFKYACTCALSASMATVVLGYDVGVMSGASLYIKEDLRLTDVQVEIMMGILSVYALLGSFAGARTSDWIGRRYTVIIAAAIFFAGSLLMGFAVNYVMFMFGRFVCGMGVGFAIMVAPVYTAEVAPASTRGLLTSFTEVFINVGILLGYVSNFAFARLPPHLNWRIMLGIGALPSALLALMVLGMPESPRWLVMKGRLADARVVLEKTSDTPEEAVERLDQIKAAAGIPHDLDGDVVAVPKRKGGNEKQVWKELIFSPTPVMRRILLAALGVHFFQQATGSDSVVLYSPRVFKSAGITGDNHLLGVTCAMGVTKTLFILLATFQIDRVGRRPLLLTSTAGMLVCLIGLGTGLTVVGQHPDEKITWAIGLCIASTLAYVSFFSMGLGPITSVYVSEVFPLRVRALGFALGVACNRVTSAAISMTFLSLSKAITIGGSFFLYAGLAALGWLFFYAFVPETRGQPLEDIGKLFGMKDAAVEDDDDTATKDKQVKAAVEMN; encoded by the exons ATGGCGTCTGCTGCTGCGCTcccggaggcggcggcggcggcggcggtccaGCCCAAGAAGAAGAGCAATTTCAAGTACGCCTGCACCTGCGCCCTCTCCGCTTCCATGGCCACCGTCGTCCTCGGCTATG ACGTCGGGGTGATGAGCGGGGCGTCGCTGTACATCAAGGAGGACCTGCGGCTGACGGACGTGCAGGTGGAGATCATGATGGGCATCCTCAGCGTCTACGCGCTCCTCGGCTCCTTCGCCGGCGCCAGGACGTCCGATTGGATCGGCCGCCGCTACACCGTCATCATCGCCGCCGCCATCTTCTTCGCCGGCTCCTTGCTCATGGGCTTCGCCGTCAACTACGTCATGTTCATGTTCGGCCGCTTCGTCTGCGGCATGGGCGTCGGCTTCGCCATCATGGTCGCGCCCGTCTACACGGCCGAGGTGGCCCCGGCCTCCACCCGCGGCCTCCTCACCTCCTTCACCGAGGTCTTCATCAACGTCGGCATCCTCCTCGGCTACGTCTCCAACTTCGCCTTCGCGCGCCTCCCGCCCCACCTCAACTGGCGCATCATGCTCGGCATCGGCGCCCTCCCCTCCGCCTTGCTCGCGCTCATGGTGCTCGGCATGCCGGAGTCGCCCCGGTGGCTCGTCATGAAAGGCCGCCTTGCGGACGCCAGGGTCGTGCTGGAGAAGACCTCCGACACGCCAGAGGAGGCCGTGGAGCGCCTTGACCAAATCAAGGCTGCCGCCGGCATCCCCCACGACCTTGACGGCGACGTGGTCGCCGTGCCCAAGAGAAAAGGCGGCAACGAGAAGCAGGTGTGGAAGGAGCTCATCTTTTCGCCCACCCCGGTCATGCGCCGCATACTGCTCGCGGCGCTCGGCGTCCATTTCTTCCAGCAGGCGACGGGCTCCGACTCGGTCGTGCTCTACAGCCCACGCGTGTTCAAGAGCGCCGGCATTACCGGCGACAACCACCTGCTCGGCGTCACGTGCGCCATGGGGGTCACCAAGACTCTCTTCATCCTTTTGGCCACCTTCCAAATCGACCGTGTCGGCCGGCGGCCGCTGCTGCTCACCAGCACCGCCGGCATGCTCGTCTGTCTCATCGGCCTCGGGACGGGCCTCACCGTCGTGGGTCAGCACCCGGACGAGAAGATCACGTGGGCAATCGGCCTGTGCATCGCCTCCACCTTGGCCTACGTGTCCTTCTTCTCCATGGGCCTCGGCCCCATCACCAGCGTCTACGTCTCCGAGGTCTTCCCGCTCCGGGTGCGCGCGCTCGGCTTCGCGCTCGGCGTCGCCTGCAACCGCGTCACCAGTGCCGCCATCTCCATGACCTTCCTCTCCTTGTCCAAGGCCATCACCATCGGCGGCAGCTTCTTCCTCTACGCCGGCCTCGCCGCGCTCGGCTGGCTTTTCTTCTACGCCTTCGTTCCGGAGACGCGCGGGCAGCCGCTCGAGGACATAGGGAAGCTTTTCGGCATGAAGGACGCCGCcgtcgaggacgacgacgacaccGCCACCAAAGACAAGCAGGTGAAAGCAGCTGTGGAGATGAACTAG